Proteins from a single region of Paenibacillus sp. BIHB 4019:
- a CDS encoding heavy metal translocating P-type ATPase: MVEYRVKGLTCGHCAHTMETEIQKLTFGEDAKLSYNSGKLLVNEQISMQKVEQILKSEGAYLEKLSAPAAVKGSGSVHSADSHDHSAHDHACHDGHCHEEAAHSHGDSHAHDDHGHDHTHGGGNSHMLKLLLASGVLYGGALLLEQALSAPLLIALYLAAIAISGYTTFWRGLRNLFKLKFNIDTLMTIALVGAIAIGEWKEATLVAVLFGVNEWLEGYGMEKARRSMETLLQVAPKEATKLIDGKELVIPITSLKAQDIVRVKPGEKIPSDGAVTEGKSSVNEAALTGESLPVDKAAGDTVFGGSINNEGVLIIRIDKAYEDSSLAKILHLVEEAQETKTPTELFINKFAKYYTPLIMAIALLVALFPPLLLQEDWTKWLYQGLSVLIVGCPCALILSSPIAIVSGITRNARNGILIKGGVYLEQLGKIDTIAFDKTGTLTKGEPHVVQVEVYEDALFYKVAGAMERSSSHPLAKAVMKTVQESGVSLPEPEEMINVAGRGMEAVIDGERYWLGNEKSIAHLSFSDQVRDTVEQMKASGLTLVIVANANQVLGMFGIADEIREESHAVIAALHQQGIKRTVMLTGDHQKTADKVASAVGVSAFYAGLLPEDKVARIKELGESGKVAMIGDGINDAPALASAQLGIAMGKGTDSAIETADIVLMQDHLGKLPEAISVAKQVNRVIRFNIAVSLGLKVLALLLTIPGWLTLWIAILSDMGATIFVTLVSLTILIPLRKAHTPTLSSSKPLK, from the coding sequence ATGGTTGAGTATCGTGTTAAAGGTCTGACCTGCGGCCATTGCGCCCATACGATGGAGACGGAAATTCAAAAATTGACGTTTGGCGAAGATGCCAAGCTCAGCTATAATTCGGGCAAGCTGCTGGTCAATGAGCAAATTTCGATGCAGAAGGTTGAACAAATTTTGAAGTCGGAAGGCGCTTATTTAGAGAAGCTTTCTGCTCCCGCTGCCGTTAAAGGATCGGGATCGGTCCATAGCGCTGATTCTCATGACCACTCGGCTCATGACCACGCTTGCCATGACGGTCATTGCCATGAGGAAGCTGCTCATTCGCATGGCGACAGCCATGCTCACGACGACCATGGACATGATCATACCCATGGGGGAGGAAACTCCCATATGCTGAAGCTGCTGCTTGCTTCCGGCGTACTCTACGGCGGAGCGCTGCTGCTGGAGCAGGCGCTAAGCGCACCACTGTTAATCGCTTTATACTTGGCAGCCATCGCCATCAGCGGATATACGACCTTTTGGCGCGGACTGCGCAATTTGTTCAAGCTAAAATTCAACATTGATACGCTAATGACCATTGCGCTTGTTGGCGCCATCGCCATCGGCGAATGGAAGGAAGCGACGCTCGTCGCCGTATTGTTCGGCGTCAATGAATGGCTGGAAGGCTACGGCATGGAGAAGGCGCGGCGTTCAATGGAGACGCTGCTGCAAGTAGCGCCTAAGGAAGCGACCAAGCTGATAGATGGCAAGGAATTGGTTATTCCCATTACCTCGCTGAAGGCGCAAGACATCGTCCGCGTCAAACCTGGAGAGAAAATCCCATCGGACGGTGCTGTTACGGAAGGGAAAAGCTCGGTCAACGAAGCTGCCCTAACTGGCGAGTCGCTTCCGGTCGACAAAGCAGCTGGGGATACCGTATTTGGCGGCAGCATCAACAATGAAGGCGTACTGATCATTCGAATTGATAAAGCCTATGAGGATTCCTCGCTAGCGAAGATTTTGCATTTGGTAGAGGAAGCCCAGGAAACAAAGACGCCAACCGAGCTGTTTATTAATAAATTCGCGAAATATTATACACCGCTTATTATGGCGATTGCTTTGCTTGTGGCGCTGTTCCCTCCTCTGCTGCTGCAAGAGGACTGGACAAAATGGCTTTATCAAGGTCTTTCAGTGCTGATTGTTGGCTGCCCATGCGCCCTTATTCTCTCTTCGCCTATCGCCATTGTTTCGGGCATTACGCGCAATGCCCGAAACGGCATTTTAATTAAAGGCGGCGTATATTTGGAGCAGCTTGGTAAAATCGATACGATTGCCTTTGATAAAACAGGCACCTTAACCAAAGGCGAGCCGCATGTCGTACAGGTGGAAGTTTATGAGGATGCACTTTTCTATAAGGTTGCCGGCGCGATGGAGCGCTCCTCCTCCCATCCGCTCGCTAAAGCGGTTATGAAGACTGTGCAAGAAAGCGGAGTCAGCTTGCCAGAGCCAGAGGAAATGATCAATGTAGCCGGCCGTGGAATGGAAGCTGTCATTGATGGAGAGCGCTACTGGCTCGGCAATGAGAAAAGCATCGCGCATTTAAGCTTTTCTGATCAGGTGCGCGACACGGTCGAGCAGATGAAAGCGTCTGGACTCACGCTCGTCATTGTTGCAAATGCCAATCAAGTGCTTGGCATGTTCGGAATCGCTGACGAAATTCGCGAGGAAAGCCATGCGGTCATCGCTGCGCTTCATCAGCAGGGCATTAAACGTACGGTCATGCTCACCGGCGATCACCAAAAAACGGCCGATAAAGTAGCTTCGGCTGTCGGGGTATCTGCTTTCTACGCAGGGTTGCTCCCTGAGGATAAGGTCGCACGGATTAAAGAGCTTGGGGAAAGCGGCAAAGTCGCTATGATCGGTGACGGCATCAATGATGCTCCCGCTCTTGCCTCTGCCCAGCTTGGCATTGCCATGGGCAAGGGCACAGACAGCGCGATTGAAACAGCGGACATTGTGCTCATGCAGGATCATTTGGGCAAGCTGCCCGAGGCGATATCCGTTGCCAAGCAGGTAAACCGGGTGATTCGCTTCAACATTGCGGTTTCACTCGGGCTTAAGGTGCTTGCGCTGCTGCTGACCATACCAGGCTGGCTCACGCTGTGGATCGCAATTTTATCCGATATGGGTGCCACTATTTTCGTCACCTTGGTCAGCTTGACTATTCTCATCCCGCTGCGCAAAGCTCACACGCCAACATTAAGCAGCAGCAAGCCGCTGAAGTAG
- a CDS encoding MFS transporter yields the protein MGRIRLSIFFSVFVAMVGLMIIAPVMPPLIRELGLSETHSGLIISLGSIAMAVMAPVWGRRSDSLGRKPVILIGFIGMFVSYILFTVIMYAGLSKMINGTLLVVLLIAARAMVGLFIPAVPSSAQAYMADVTDEKGRSAGMALIGAANGLGLVLGPAIAGVFVLIGLLWPLYIGAVLPLIAFVVVLLLIPAHKPVIREKLPKVNPFAKGLRLYLFAGLATMLSIVTLQVIGGFYFQDQLALTTQETARVVSLGLIFSGVAMIITQGLQMKNTKWQPKPLILAGALLLLVSMAIFLFAMSLIGFYTAFFIFGIGAGLMMPGFMAGASLSVSPEQQGGVAGMVASVQGVSAVIAPILSTTLYQVDKHLPFVAVAAIVLIMGITLLSVKNKASAGQPTSEKHFSA from the coding sequence ATGGGACGAATAAGGCTCAGTATATTTTTTAGCGTTTTTGTTGCTATGGTTGGATTAATGATTATAGCTCCTGTCATGCCGCCGCTTATCCGCGAATTGGGACTAAGCGAGACACACTCGGGCTTAATTATTTCCTTAGGTTCCATTGCCATGGCCGTGATGGCTCCGGTATGGGGGAGAAGAAGCGATTCGTTAGGGCGGAAGCCGGTCATTTTAATCGGATTTATAGGCATGTTTGTCAGCTACATTTTGTTCACGGTCATCATGTATGCTGGGCTATCAAAAATGATAAATGGAACGCTGCTGGTTGTGCTGCTGATCGCAGCGCGTGCGATGGTCGGGCTATTCATTCCAGCCGTACCTTCGTCGGCACAAGCTTATATGGCGGATGTGACCGATGAAAAGGGACGTTCGGCCGGCATGGCCTTAATCGGGGCAGCCAATGGGCTGGGACTGGTGCTAGGACCGGCAATTGCGGGTGTTTTTGTCCTGATTGGGCTGCTATGGCCGTTATATATCGGTGCTGTGCTGCCGCTTATTGCCTTTGTCGTCGTCCTCTTGTTAATTCCCGCTCATAAACCGGTCATTCGAGAGAAGCTGCCCAAAGTTAATCCGTTCGCCAAAGGGCTTCGTCTGTATTTGTTTGCTGGACTTGCCACGATGCTGAGCATCGTCACCTTGCAAGTCATTGGCGGCTTTTATTTTCAGGATCAGCTCGCTTTGACGACACAGGAAACCGCACGCGTGGTATCGCTTGGCCTCATATTTAGCGGAGTCGCGATGATTATTACCCAAGGGCTGCAGATGAAAAATACAAAATGGCAGCCAAAGCCGCTCATTCTTGCTGGCGCTTTGCTTTTGCTCGTCAGCATGGCTATTTTTCTTTTTGCCATGAGTTTAATTGGTTTTTATACGGCTTTCTTTATATTCGGAATTGGTGCGGGCTTGATGATGCCGGGCTTTATGGCGGGCGCTTCGCTTAGCGTTTCACCAGAGCAGCAAGGCGGCGTCGCAGGGATGGTTGCATCGGTTCAAGGCGTATCCGCTGTAATTGCGCCGATACTAAGCACGACCTTATATCAGGTGGATAAACATCTGCCTTTTGTCGCGGTAGCCGCGATTGTGCTCATTATGGGAATTACACTGCTTTCCGTGAAAAATAAAGCGAGTGCAGGCCAGCCAACGTCCGAAAAACATTTTTCTGCTTGA
- the thrS gene encoding threonine--tRNA ligase encodes MKNQSENQNHIQIKLPDGAIRRCPAGTTMEQLAESISPGLRKKAVAGKVNGEAVDLSYSIEEDSDVEIIILDSPEGLEIYRHSTAHLLAQALKRLYGKQEVQLGIGPVISDGFYYDIAIASPLPNEQLAVIEQEMARIAEQNLPIIRRVVSREEALQLFEQLEEPLKVELIQALPEKAVISLYEQGEFIDLCRGPHLPSTGWIKAFKLLHTAGAYWRGDSNNQVLQRIYGTAFPKNKQLEEHLHMLEEAKKRDHRKLGKELGLFMFSEEAPGMPFYLPNGMIIRNELEELERGIHRERAYDEVRTPLMLNNRLWEQSGHWEHYKDNMYFTHVDDAVFALKPMNCPGHMLIFKNELRSYRDLPIRLAEYGQVHRHEFSGALNGMMRVRTFCQDDAHLFVRPDQIEEEIAKVMALIDDIYSIFGFTYRVELSTRPADSMGSAQLWDQAEDALKNVLVQQNVPYMLNAGDGAFYGPKIDFHIRDALGRSWQCGTIQLDFQMPEKFDLTYIGEDGGKHRPVVIHRAVYGSIDRFMGILTEHFSGAFPLWLAPVQVKLLPVSSVHLDYALQVKQQLLKAGLRVQVDARSEKLGYKIREAQLAKIPYTLVIGDQEASEGTVSVRRRGVNEQQGMSIAQLMEQLSRQVAAKELNANESV; translated from the coding sequence ATGAAAAATCAAAGCGAAAATCAAAATCACATACAAATCAAGCTGCCGGATGGCGCAATCAGAAGGTGCCCAGCTGGAACAACAATGGAACAGCTCGCTGAATCGATCAGCCCAGGGCTGCGAAAAAAGGCCGTTGCCGGCAAAGTCAATGGAGAAGCCGTTGATTTAAGCTATTCCATAGAGGAAGACAGCGACGTGGAAATCATTATTTTGGACAGTCCGGAAGGGCTGGAAATTTACCGGCACAGCACAGCGCATCTTTTGGCGCAGGCGTTGAAGCGGCTGTACGGCAAGCAAGAGGTTCAGCTCGGAATTGGGCCTGTCATTAGCGACGGTTTTTATTATGATATTGCCATTGCAAGCCCGCTGCCGAATGAGCAGCTCGCCGTCATTGAGCAGGAGATGGCCCGAATTGCGGAGCAAAATCTGCCGATAATTCGCCGTGTTGTCAGCCGGGAGGAAGCGCTGCAGCTATTTGAGCAGCTAGAGGAGCCGCTTAAGGTCGAGCTGATTCAAGCTTTGCCGGAAAAAGCCGTCATTTCACTTTATGAACAGGGTGAATTTATCGATTTATGCCGCGGGCCGCATTTGCCATCAACAGGCTGGATTAAGGCGTTCAAGCTGCTGCACACAGCGGGAGCCTACTGGCGCGGTGATTCCAATAACCAAGTGCTGCAGCGCATTTATGGCACAGCATTTCCGAAAAACAAGCAGCTGGAGGAGCATCTCCATATGCTCGAAGAAGCGAAAAAACGCGATCACCGCAAGCTGGGCAAGGAGCTAGGGCTATTCATGTTTTCGGAGGAAGCGCCTGGCATGCCGTTTTATTTGCCGAATGGCATGATTATACGCAATGAGCTGGAGGAGCTGGAGCGCGGCATTCATCGCGAACGGGCCTATGATGAGGTTCGCACGCCGCTAATGCTGAACAATCGGCTATGGGAGCAGTCCGGTCATTGGGAGCATTACAAAGACAATATGTATTTCACACATGTTGATGACGCGGTTTTTGCCCTCAAACCGATGAATTGTCCGGGCCATATGCTTATATTCAAAAATGAGCTCCGTTCTTACCGAGATTTGCCGATCCGCCTTGCCGAGTATGGACAGGTGCATCGCCATGAGTTTTCAGGAGCGCTCAATGGCATGATGCGGGTGCGGACGTTTTGTCAGGATGATGCGCATTTATTCGTCCGGCCCGATCAGATCGAGGAGGAAATCGCTAAGGTAATGGCGCTCATTGACGATATTTATTCGATCTTTGGCTTTACTTATCGGGTGGAGCTGTCGACTAGGCCGGCCGATTCCATGGGCTCGGCACAATTATGGGATCAAGCGGAGGATGCGCTCAAAAATGTGCTGGTCCAGCAAAATGTCCCTTATATGCTCAATGCAGGAGACGGCGCCTTTTATGGGCCGAAAATCGACTTCCATATTCGCGATGCGCTTGGCCGCAGCTGGCAATGCGGAACAATCCAGCTTGATTTTCAAATGCCTGAAAAGTTTGATTTGACTTATATCGGCGAGGATGGCGGAAAGCACCGTCCTGTCGTCATCCATCGTGCCGTATATGGCTCTATTGATCGGTTTATGGGCATATTGACAGAGCATTTCAGCGGAGCATTCCCGCTGTGGCTCGCACCCGTACAGGTGAAGCTGCTTCCTGTTTCAAGCGTGCATTTGGATTATGCCCTGCAAGTCAAGCAGCAGCTTCTGAAAGCAGGCCTTCGTGTGCAAGTCGATGCTCGCAGCGAAAAGCTTGGCTACAAAATTCGGGAAGCGCAGCTGGCGAAGATTCCTTATACACTCGTAATCGGGGATCAGGAGGCGAGCGAAGGGACGGTTTCGGTTCGCAGACGCGGCGTGAATGAGCAGCAAGGGATGTCCATTGCGCAGCTAATGGAGCAGCTTTCCCGGCAGGTTGCAGCTAAAGAGCTGAACGCTAATGAGAGCGTATAG
- a CDS encoding MerR family transcriptional regulator, whose product MEYTIQKLGYLAGISTRTLRYYDEIGLLKPARINSSGYRIYGQTEVDLLQQILFYKELGVSLEEIKAIMTSPHFDVHTALQEHRHKLLERRQQLDQLIANLDQTLLQKEGKQTMNDKEKFAGFKQQLLDDNEAKYGEEIRAKYGESAVNRSNDAIKNITEAQHAEVEKLGEDVLTALAAAFATGDPAGELAQKAADLHKQWLSFYWGSYSKEAHAGVAQMYVDDERFTAYYDEKQPGSAAFLRDAVLVYTGHTS is encoded by the coding sequence ATGGAATACACCATTCAGAAGCTGGGCTATTTGGCTGGCATTAGTACAAGAACGCTGCGTTATTATGATGAAATCGGCCTATTAAAGCCGGCGCGCATCAACTCATCAGGGTATCGGATTTATGGGCAGACCGAGGTTGATCTGCTCCAGCAAATTTTATTTTACAAGGAGCTTGGCGTCAGCTTGGAGGAAATTAAAGCGATTATGACGTCGCCTCATTTCGACGTCCACACGGCCTTGCAGGAGCATCGGCACAAGCTGCTTGAGCGCAGGCAGCAGCTCGATCAGCTTATTGCCAACCTCGACCAAACATTATTGCAGAAGGAAGGGAAACAAACGATGAACGATAAAGAAAAGTTTGCAGGCTTCAAGCAGCAGCTGCTGGATGACAATGAGGCCAAGTATGGCGAAGAAATCAGGGCCAAATATGGGGAATCAGCCGTCAATCGCTCAAACGATGCTATTAAAAATATAACAGAAGCGCAGCACGCTGAAGTGGAAAAGCTCGGCGAGGATGTGCTGACGGCGCTGGCGGCAGCCTTTGCGACAGGTGATCCTGCGGGCGAGCTCGCACAGAAAGCAGCTGACTTGCACAAGCAATGGCTGAGCTTTTACTGGGGCAGCTATTCGAAGGAAGCGCATGCCGGCGTTGCCCAAATGTACGTTGACGATGAGCGCTTCACTGCCTATTATGATGAGAAGCAGCCCGGTTCTGCAGCATTTTTACGCGATGCGGTGCTTGTTTACACAGGGCACACCTCTTAA
- a CDS encoding DedA family protein: MTFAIEMISQYGYYAVFGLLALGIIGLPVPDELLMLFIGYLCSIMVLNYSISLLVSFTGAITGMLLSYTLGKTFGQPLIDKHGKWVGLTTKRFEKVKGWFARFGIWTLFFGYFIPGVRSMTSYISGITSMPFRKYLLITSLGSLTWVLIFVTIGYFLGASIKF; this comes from the coding sequence ATGACTTTTGCCATAGAAATGATTTCTCAGTACGGATATTACGCCGTCTTCGGGCTGCTTGCACTCGGCATTATCGGGCTTCCGGTTCCAGATGAATTATTAATGTTATTTATCGGATATTTATGTTCGATTATGGTGTTAAATTATTCCATTTCTTTGCTAGTTAGTTTCACGGGAGCTATAACGGGCATGCTTTTAAGCTACACGCTGGGCAAAACATTTGGACAGCCTTTAATCGACAAGCACGGCAAATGGGTCGGCCTAACAACCAAACGTTTTGAAAAGGTAAAGGGCTGGTTTGCCCGCTTTGGCATATGGACGCTGTTTTTTGGCTATTTCATTCCGGGTGTCAGGAGCATGACCAGCTACATTTCCGGCATTACATCAATGCCGTTCCGCAAGTATTTGCTCATTACGAGTCTCGGCTCACTTACATGGGTGCTTATTTTTGTTACGATCGGCTATTTTCTAGGCGCCAGCATTAAATTTTGA
- the pssA gene encoding CDP-diacylglycerol--serine O-phosphatidyltransferase — MNKNWLPSLCTLLNLGAGTLSLLFTIKAEYKLAFAMVMTAALWDVLDGLLARWLHCASDFGKQLDSLADLVSFGIAPVFLVLLYKLDGSLWLGPIAAVLFLACGALRLARFNIKGQVKGFVGLPITAAGVILALAPFLNSQMKPAAALALMGLLSVLMVSRIPFPAFKKDYARK, encoded by the coding sequence ATGAATAAAAACTGGCTGCCCTCCCTCTGTACCTTATTGAATTTGGGAGCCGGGACATTGTCTTTACTTTTTACGATAAAAGCCGAGTATAAGCTTGCTTTCGCCATGGTTATGACAGCAGCTTTATGGGATGTACTCGATGGACTGCTTGCCAGATGGCTTCATTGTGCAAGCGACTTCGGCAAACAGCTGGATTCGCTGGCTGATCTGGTCTCCTTTGGAATCGCGCCTGTATTTCTGGTCCTGCTGTACAAGCTCGACGGTTCATTGTGGCTAGGGCCAATTGCCGCTGTATTATTTCTAGCTTGCGGCGCGCTGCGCCTGGCAAGATTCAATATAAAAGGCCAAGTGAAAGGTTTTGTTGGCTTGCCGATTACGGCCGCCGGGGTCATTTTGGCGCTTGCTCCTTTTTTAAACAGTCAAATGAAGCCCGCCGCTGCTCTCGCCTTAATGGGTCTGCTTTCTGTCTTAATGGTCAGCCGAATTCCATTTCCCGCCTTCAAAAAAGACTACGCAAGGAAGTGA
- a CDS encoding DoxX family protein, whose protein sequence is MLDLGLLLIRLVIGLLMIGHGCKKLFGWFGGEGIQGAAGFFEAIGLRPGRAMVICAGLSELVGGVLFASGLSVVAGAVLLILTMIVAIIKVHGSKGLWSVNGGFEYNIVIIASLLGVALAGGGAYSFM, encoded by the coding sequence ATGTTAGATTTAGGGTTATTATTAATTCGTTTAGTTATTGGGCTCCTTATGATTGGGCATGGCTGCAAGAAGCTGTTCGGCTGGTTTGGCGGCGAAGGGATTCAAGGAGCGGCTGGTTTTTTTGAAGCAATTGGCCTCCGTCCTGGCAGAGCGATGGTCATATGCGCTGGACTTTCCGAGTTGGTTGGGGGAGTTTTATTTGCTTCCGGTCTATCGGTTGTGGCGGGTGCTGTGCTGCTGATATTGACGATGATTGTTGCCATCATCAAAGTTCATGGCAGCAAAGGACTTTGGTCGGTTAACGGCGGGTTTGAGTACAATATAGTGATAATTGCATCGCTGCTTGGGGTTGCCCTTGCTGGCGGAGGCGCCTATTCGTTTATGTAA
- a CDS encoding Gfo/Idh/MocA family oxidoreductase: MSQAKLCFIGAGFHASTNIFPSAVEAGAEIAAVSTRSLERSQAALTRFGSSGTPYDDYKQMLQNEECSGVVVVAQPGDQTEIVMDCIRAGKHVFVDKPLGWTAEEAAAIADAAEEAGVVLMVGFMKRYAPIYLKLRELIESGELGAARSFQIRFACDSTGFSKNEEQFLKLAAIHLVDLMRGLFGEVAQVAGFNNNLDENISQTFSLKFDNGISGSVYFAGMTAWSSESESVLVTFDNGHVVAENSKRLSIHKPPLPGSSSYQMLSEETAVLTPSISTMSGCFGDLYIRGFVGEMAHFIACCKQNLTPNSSGRDNIGTMDLCDRILEALN; the protein is encoded by the coding sequence ATGAGCCAAGCAAAACTTTGTTTTATCGGTGCAGGCTTTCATGCCTCGACGAATATTTTTCCATCGGCAGTAGAAGCAGGAGCTGAAATTGCAGCAGTATCCACCCGCAGTCTGGAGCGTTCGCAAGCTGCGCTTACACGCTTTGGCAGCAGCGGCACACCGTATGACGATTACAAGCAAATGCTGCAAAATGAAGAGTGCAGCGGCGTTGTTGTTGTAGCCCAGCCTGGCGATCAAACGGAAATCGTTATGGACTGCATTAGAGCGGGTAAACATGTATTCGTCGACAAGCCGCTCGGATGGACTGCCGAAGAAGCGGCAGCTATTGCGGACGCCGCAGAAGAAGCTGGCGTCGTGCTGATGGTCGGCTTTATGAAGCGTTATGCCCCGATCTATCTGAAGCTCCGAGAGCTGATTGAGTCTGGCGAGCTTGGAGCAGCGCGCTCGTTCCAAATTCGTTTTGCCTGCGATAGTACAGGCTTTAGCAAAAACGAGGAACAATTCCTGAAGCTGGCTGCCATCCATCTCGTTGATCTCATGCGCGGCTTGTTTGGCGAAGTGGCGCAAGTTGCAGGGTTTAACAACAATTTGGACGAAAATATATCCCAGACGTTTTCTTTGAAATTCGACAACGGCATTTCCGGCAGCGTCTATTTTGCAGGCATGACCGCTTGGTCGAGTGAAAGCGAAAGCGTGCTGGTTACCTTCGACAACGGCCATGTCGTAGCCGAAAATTCCAAACGGCTGTCGATTCACAAGCCGCCTTTGCCTGGCTCCTCTTCGTACCAGATGCTCTCCGAGGAAACAGCGGTGTTGACGCCGTCGATTTCCACGATGTCCGGCTGCTTTGGCGACCTATATATACGCGGCTTTGTCGGTGAAATGGCCCATTTCATCGCCTGCTGCAAGCAAAATTTGACGCCGAATTCGAGTGGGCGGGACAACATTGGCACGATGGATTTATGCGACCGCATTTTGGAAGCGCTGAACTAG
- a CDS encoding Crp/Fnr family transcriptional regulator gives MRTDLRTDIDSIERIIQGHGWLKEMFDELPEQVQNCWEVRRFHPGETVCDQASDMVYVYILISGELAVERKLSDGKMFRLAMLLPGDVIGDIEISLDMPFINQVETTRESTLLALDKQRFKKWVINSPAFLRRLNDQLANKLFQQGRKTLENSFYSMEHKLLAYFYEALGHADFQKKPVYELIATREEMARQLGVAVRSVNRIMKMLKEEKLFVVKKGRLLFTQQSKRSIEQKLNCSNRAMF, from the coding sequence TTGCGTACAGATTTGCGTACAGATATAGATTCCATTGAACGGATCATTCAGGGACATGGCTGGCTGAAGGAGATGTTTGACGAGCTTCCAGAGCAGGTGCAGAATTGCTGGGAAGTGCGCCGCTTTCATCCGGGCGAGACGGTATGTGATCAAGCCAGCGACATGGTCTACGTGTATATTTTGATTTCCGGCGAACTTGCGGTAGAGCGGAAGCTATCCGACGGGAAAATGTTCCGGCTCGCGATGTTGCTGCCGGGCGACGTCATCGGCGATATTGAGATTAGCCTGGATATGCCGTTTATTAATCAGGTCGAGACGACGCGCGAGTCTACGCTGCTTGCCCTCGACAAGCAGCGCTTCAAAAAGTGGGTCATCAACAGTCCTGCTTTTCTGCGCCGATTGAACGATCAGCTAGCGAATAAGCTTTTCCAGCAGGGGAGAAAGACGCTTGAAAACAGCTTTTATTCAATGGAGCATAAGCTGCTGGCCTATTTTTACGAGGCATTGGGCCATGCTGATTTTCAGAAAAAGCCGGTATATGAGCTCATTGCCACTCGTGAGGAAATGGCGCGGCAGCTTGGCGTAGCAGTGCGCAGTGTCAATCGAATTATGAAAATGCTTAAAGAGGAGAAGCTATTCGTCGTAAAAAAAGGGCGATTGCTGTTTACCCAACAAAGCAAGCGGTCGATTGAGCAAAAGCTGAACTGCAGCAACCGCGCGATGTTTTAA
- a CDS encoding LacI family DNA-binding transcriptional regulator, translating into MANKVTMQQIADYLNVSKFAVSKALSGKPGVSAETREKIVSVATQLGYFAGQKLKAPSASISGDKSSERQTRDTVILLVPNVRYQTRDSFFWGKIMDGITMELEEREIGTMMITEQFKNHFSQFINPSSIRGIIGVGLITSQMLLEIRSLGIPFVLVDHEDPLIPSDTLFMNNMECMRRVTNYLIGCGHRKLQFVGNTHYSRSFLDRFLGYSSMLEEHGLVQEQESALLAFEGNNRSEMTEALELIVKKLIQEAALPTAFICANDSIAICIMTVLGKLNVAVPGECSVVGFDNIEDAAWSKPTLSTVDVQKEAFGRRAVEMLLRRLEHPSSPQEKILLSGDFVMRESTSSSMAQS; encoded by the coding sequence ATGGCTAACAAAGTGACGATGCAGCAAATTGCTGACTATTTAAATGTTTCAAAATTCGCTGTTTCTAAAGCGCTTTCAGGAAAGCCGGGCGTTAGTGCGGAGACGCGGGAGAAAATTGTCAGCGTTGCTACGCAGCTTGGCTATTTTGCCGGGCAAAAGCTTAAAGCTCCTTCCGCCAGCATAAGCGGCGACAAATCAAGCGAGCGTCAAACACGCGATACGGTCATTTTGCTTGTGCCGAACGTGAGATACCAGACGCGGGATTCCTTTTTCTGGGGCAAAATTATGGATGGCATTACGATGGAGCTGGAGGAGCGGGAAATTGGCACGATGATGATTACGGAGCAGTTCAAAAATCATTTCTCCCAGTTCATTAACCCGAGCAGCATTCGCGGCATAATTGGCGTTGGCCTAATCACCTCGCAAATGCTGCTTGAAATTCGCAGTCTAGGCATACCTTTCGTACTGGTGGATCATGAAGACCCGCTGATTCCGTCGGATACGCTCTTTATGAACAATATGGAGTGCATGCGCAGAGTGACCAATTATTTAATCGGCTGCGGCCACCGCAAGCTGCAATTTGTTGGCAACACTCACTATTCGCGCAGCTTTCTTGACCGTTTTCTCGGGTACAGCTCCATGCTGGAGGAGCATGGGCTTGTCCAAGAGCAGGAGTCTGCGCTGTTGGCGTTCGAGGGAAATAACCGTTCAGAAATGACCGAGGCACTGGAGCTTATTGTAAAAAAGCTTATCCAGGAAGCAGCGCTGCCGACCGCCTTCATTTGCGCCAATGATTCCATTGCCATCTGCATAATGACGGTGCTGGGTAAATTAAATGTTGCCGTTCCTGGCGAATGCTCCGTTGTCGGCTTTGACAATATTGAGGATGCGGCTTGGTCAAAGCCTACGCTCAGCACCGTCGATGTGCAGAAGGAGGCTTTCGGCCGCCGCGCTGTCGAAATGCTGCTGCGCCGGCTGGAGCACCCGAGCAGCCCTCAAGAGAAAATTTTGCTGTCGGGCGATTTCGTCATGCGTGAATCGACTTCCAGCTCCATGGCGCAAAGCTAA